CCATTTTCTTTGCGCCAAGGCCTTTGGCGTGGGCGTGGAAAAATTTTCCCTGGGCTTTGGGCCGAAAATTGTCAGCAAAAAAGTCGGCCGCACGGAATACTGCCTCTCCGCCATTCCCCTGGGCGGATTCGTTAAAATGGTGGGCGAGCAGCCGGATGAGGAAATCGATCCGGCGGATGAGGCCGTATCCTTTACCCAAAAGACGGTGGGCAAGCGGATGCTCATTGTGGCGGCCGGGCCGTTGTTCAATTTTTTTCTGGCGATTTTGATTTTCTTTTTCGTCTTTGGGGTGTCCGGTCTCATGGTGCTGCAGCCCGTGATCGGCGAAGTTAAAGACGAGTCCCCGGCCAAATCCGCCGGGCTTAAGCCCGGCGACCGCATTGCGCGCATCAATGATCAGCCGATTGAGAATTGGTCGGAAATGGCCGGAATAATTACCCAAAGCGCCGACCGGCCGCTTGAAATTCTGGTAGAGCGGGGCGGGCAAACGATCGAGATGCGAATCGCCCCGGAAAAACAAAGCGTTGAAAATATTTTCGGTGAAAAGCAGACCCGGTATGTCATCGGGATTACGGCCGCCGGAGAAACCTCGACCAAACGGATGGGCCTGATCGATGCCTTCAAGGAGAGTCTTGTCCGCACCTACATGATTACCAAGCTTACCGTTGTAAGCGTTGTCAAGCTGATTCAGGGGGCGATTTCCGTTAAAACCCTGGGCGGCCCGATCATGATTGCCCAGATGGCGGGGGAGCAGGCAGAGCAGGGCGCGGTAAACCTTTTGTTTTTTATCGCCCTGGTCAGTATCAACCTGGGGATTTTAAATCTTCTGCCCATCCCCGTGCTGGACGGCGGGCACCTCATGTTTTTCTCCATTGAGGCGGCCACCGGCCGGCCCGTCAGCCTAAAGGCCCGCGAGGTCGCCCAACAGGTGGGGATTCTGCTTTTGATGATGCTCATGGTGTTTGTCTTCTATAATGATATCATGCGGATTGTGTCGGGGTGAAATAAAGGGTTTGAGGTATAGGGTATAGGGTTTAAGGTTTAGAAAAAGATTCAACATGTTAATTTAAGGCTGTTTTATGAATTAAAATTGATTCTGCCGTGCTTTAGTTTAGATTGAGGCTTTAAAAGCATGAAAGTTCGTTTTTATATTGATCCAGAAACCAACCAGCCGCATATTTATAATCACGATGTGGATGAAAACGAAGTTGAAACTATATTGAAAAAAACCGCTGAAGACCGTCCGGGTCGTGAAGGCTCTCGTGTTGCGATAGGCCGGACTAAAAACGGGCGCTTTTTGCGTGTAATTTACGTGCCTGATCCTGAGCCTGATAGTATATTTGTGATTACAGCATACGATTTGAAGGGTAAGCCGCTTAAAGCATATAAAAAACGACTGAAGAAAAAGGGCAAATGAAAAAAATGAAAAAGCAGAGCAACTTCCCAAAAGGATGGGATGAACAGCGCGTTAAACGAGTACTCGATCATTATGAGATGCAGTCTGAGGATGAAGCCTTGGCCGAAGACGAAGCGGCTTATGAAGACCCCGATCAGACATTTATCGAGGTACCCAATGATTTGGTGCCTGCCGTACGGGAATTAATCGCGAGACAGGATGAGTTAACCAAATAGCTTTGAATGTGCGTGCAGAACTATCAATATTATATTTATTAAGCATCAGATATCGCATTATAATTTATGGCCAATCGCCTCGAAATCACCTTAAAACCTGAGCTTTTTGATGCCGAAGGCGAGGGCATCCGCAAAAAGGCGGTCGCCTATTTCCGCCGGCCGTTGCAAAGCGTGCGAACCATCCAGGCTTTGACCATTGATGCAGAGCTCTCGCCTGAGCAGCTGGAGATTATCCGGACGGAGATATTTACCAACCCGGTGATTCAAACCTCTTCCTATGATCCGCTGCCCGTTGGATTTGACTGGTGCGTGTGGGTGGGCTTTCGGCCGGGTGTGCGGGATAATCCGGCCAGCACCGCAGTCGAGGCGATTCAGGATGTGCTGGAAATGCAGTTTCCGGAGGGCGCGGATGTGTATACTTCCCGCCGTTACTGCCTTATCGGAGAGGGGTTAACCCGATCCGATGCGGAGCTGATCGCCCGGGAGCTTTTGTCAAATGATATTATCCAGCAGACCCGGGTATTTTCCAAATCCGAATGGGATCCGGAGACCGGTATCGGCTTGATCATCCCGAAGGTCTACCTGGACCACACCCCTACGGTCACCACCATACCGATTGATTCCGACGAGACCCTGAAACGGATAAGCGATGAGCGCAACCTGGCGCTGAATCCTAACGACATTCCGGTCATCCGCAGCTATTTCACGGAACCTGCAGTGCAGGCGGACAGAAAACAGATGGGCCTGTCAGACCCCACGGATGTGGAGCTTGAATATATCTCCCAGGCCAGAAGCGACCACTGCAATCACAATACCTTCCAGGGGCTGTTTCGCTATACCGATCTCGATACCGGGAAAACCGAGGTGCTGGATGATCTGTTTAAAACTTTTATTAAAAAGCCTACACTGGAGTTGGCGGATAAAAAAGACTGGGTGATATCCGTCCTCTGGGATAATGCGGGCGTGGGCCGGTTTGATGCGGATCATTATTATGTGATCACCGGGGAGACTCACAATTCCCCCTCCAATATGGAGGCCTACGGCGGGGCTATCACGGGGATTGTGGGCGTATACCGCGATCCGCTGGGTACGGGCCTTGGCTCCCGGCTGGTCATGGGAAGCTACGGTTTCTGTGTGGGCCCGCGCGATTATGACGGGGATTTGAAGCCCCGGCTCCATCCCAGGCGCCTATTGGACGGCGTTATCGAGGGCGTAAGGGACGGGGGCAATAAAAGCGGCATCCCGACCACCTTCGGCCAGGTGATTTTTGATCCCGGCTACATGGGAAAATGCCTGGTATACGTGACGGCTGTGGGAATCATGCCCTCAGAGGTCGCCGGCAAACCGGCTGAGCAAAAAACCACAAGCCCGGAGGATCGTATCATCATGTGCGGCGGCCGGGTCGGAAAAGACGGCATCCACGGGGTGACCGCATCTTCTGAGACCTTCTCCGAGCACACGCCAGCCGGCCACGTGCAGATCGGGGCCCCCTACACCCAGAAAAAAATGCATGATTTTCTGCTGGAAGCCAGGGATCAGGGGCTCATCCAGTTTATCACGGATAACGGCGGCGGCGGGCTTTCCTCGTCCGTGGGCGAATCCGCCCGGTTTTCAAACGGCTGTGAGGTCCGGCTCGATCAGGTGCCCCTTAAATACAGCGGCCTGGATCAATGGGAGATCTGGGTCTCCGAATCCCAGGAGCGGATGACCGTGGCGGTCAGACCTGAGGATGTGGACCGGTTTATGGCCTTATCCGAAAAACACGCGGTGGAGAGCACGGTGATCGGCAGATATACTGATTCCGGAAAACTTCATCTCAAATATGATCGCCAAACCTGCGCCTATGTGAACATGGATCTGCTTCAATCCGGGTTTCCGCAGTGGGAGTTTGATGCAGAGTGGCGATGCCCGGAATATCGCGGGCTTTATGAGCCGGTGCTCGGGCCGCCCGCGGATTACAACCGCCTATTATGCGATCTGCTGGCCCGGCCCAATATCGCATCCAGGGAATGGATCACCCGCCAGTACGACCATGAAGTCCAGGGCGGCAGTGTCATCAAACCGCTTGTGGGGGCGGAGCGGGATGTAAACAGCGATGCCGTGGTGCTGCGGCCGGTCCTATCATCCAGCCGGGGCCTGGTGTTTGCCCAGGCCATGCTGCCCATGTATTCGGCCATTGACGCCTATCACATGACCACCTGTACCATCGATGAGGCGGTCCGGCGGATGATCGCCGTGGGGGCTGACCCGGACCATATCGGCGGGGTGGACAACTTCTGCTGGCCGAGCATCCAGTATGATCCGGAAAAAAATCCGGACGGCAGGTTCAAGGCGGCCCAGCTGGTCCGGTCCTGCCGGGCGCTTTCAGATACCTGCATGGCCTATGAAATCCCGCTTTTGTCCGGAAAGGACTCCATGTACGTGGACGGCCATCTGCCGGGCAGATACGGAGAAACCCACAAACTCTCCGCCCTGGAATCCCTCCAGTTTTCAACCATCGGCGTGATTGCAGACATTGAGCGAACCGTGACCATGGAAGTGAAAAGGCCCGGCGATTTTGTCTATGTCCTGGGCGAAACTTGCGATGAACTCGGGGCCTCCGAATATTACGCGGCCTTCGGATATACCGGCAGAAACGTGCCCTGCGTGTACCATGATTCATTCATGAAAACCTATCGGGGGCTATATCAGGCCATTAACAAAGGATTGGTCGCCTCAGCCCACGGTATCTACCGGGGCGGGTTGGGCGTGCATCTTGCTATGACCGCCATGGGCGGAAACCTCGGCCTGAATGCGAATATCAGCAAGGCACCGGGGGCTCAATCCCTGCGTGCGGATCACCTCCTGTTCTCGGAAACCCCGGGCCGGTTTATTATCTCCCTCGCGCCCGAGAATGCGCCGGCGTTTGAAGCCTTGTTCGAACCCGGCCAATTCGCCTGCATCGGGGAAGCCACGGATAAACCTGTTTTGGATGTTTTTGAGGACAAGCGCTCGCTTATTTCGGTTTCGGTGGTTGATTTGAAATCTGCCTGGAAAAGGCCGTTCAGCGGGTTGATATAGAAAACATCTTTAGTTATTTTCCATTAAGAGGATATTTTTATATGAAAAAAAAGCGCTACATATACTGGCAGGATGAAGGTTTATGGATTGGATACCTTGAGGAATATCCGGATTACTGGACACAGGGTGAGACTATAGAGGAATTGAAAGAAAATTTGCGCGATATTTATAATGATCTTGAAAGCGGAAATATTCCTTGTGCCAGGAAAGTCGCCGAATTGGATGTCGCATGAAGCGAAGGGATTTAATAAAAAGGTTGGAAGAAATAAACTGCGTTTTTATTCGTCACGGTGGCAAGCATGATTGGTATCAGAATCCAAAGACCAGAATCTCTCAGCCAGTTCCAAGACATAGAGAGATCAATGAAAATCTTGCAAAGCATATCCTAAAGATGCTTCAAAACATATAATAGTATCCATGCCTTCTAATATTAAAAAACAGGATATAAACGCCCTCGTCCTTTGCGGTTACGGCTTGAACTGCGACCTCGAAACCGCCCATGCCCTTGAACTGGCGGGCGCCCATGCAAAACGGGTGCACATCAATTCGGTGATTGACGGCTCAGTGGATCTCTCGAATTTTCAGCTAATGGTTTTTGTGGGCGGCTTTTCCTGGGGTGATGACCACGGCGCCGGGGTTATCCAGGCGGTGCGCATGAAGAAAAACGCGGGCGAGAAGATCCTGAAATTCGTGGATGCAGGCAACCTGGTGATGGGCATCTGCAACGGGTTTCAAACTATCGTGAACCTTGGGCTTTTGCCCGGATTTGACGGCAATTACCAGGACCGCTCAGTAGCCCTGACATTTAACGACTGCGGTAACTTCCGGGACGACTGGGTGCACCTGAATATAAATGTTAAATCCCCTTGTGTTTTTACCAAAGGCTTATCCCATATTGAACTCCCCATCCGCCACGGGGAGGGGAAATTTGTAGCGGATGCGGCGGTTATGAGTCGCCTGATCAACGAAAACCAGGTCGTCTGCCGCTACGCATCCCCGGATGGTGCCCCGGCTGCCGGCCGCTTTCCGGATAACCCTAACGGGTCCATGCATGATATCGCCGGCATCTGCGACCCCACCGGCCGGATTTTCGGTTTGATGCCCCATCCGGAAGCATTTAATCATGCCACCAATCATCCGGACTGGGGGCGGTTCAAAGAGCAATCAAACCGTGGTGAATTTAAACAGACAACTTCCATGATCACGGGTATACGCCTGTTTGAAACTGCTATTAATAATTTTTGGTTATAGGCGCTGAACTGTTTTTTTAATTTATACTTGCGTTCAGGTAAAATCAGCTAATGCCAACTGAAAAAGCGCACCCTTTTTCCGACAAATCCGTTTGCACCATTCTGGTTAAGCAAGGGCTGCTGACCAAGGAGCAGGCCCGCGAAATATTCGAGAATAAAGCGCGCATCCGGGCCAATCTGGAGAAGACGCGGGCCGATCAAGGTGGTGCCCAGTCTGGAAGCAGCAATGTCAAAAATCCGGTCACCATTGTCGATGTGATTGTCTCCTTTAAATTCAACCGGGCGGATAAGCCGGCGCAGGAGCTGGACGAGGATGCGATTTTTCATGCCCTGGCGGATGAATGGGGCTATCCCTATAAAAAAATTGATCCGGTAAAGCTGGATCTCAATCTGGTCACCACCACCATCCCCAGAAATTTTGCCATGAAAAATCTGGTCCTGCCGATCGGGGTGGAGAGCGGCCGGCTGATTGTGGCCACGGCCAACCCATTTAATTCCGAGGTGGTTGAAGACCTGGGCCGTGTTAGCCAGATGCCGATAAAAATGGTGGTCACGGCCAAGTCCGATGTGATCCGGCTGATCAACGAGTTCTTCGGGTTCAAGCGCTCCATTGCCGCTGCTGAAGTCCAATTCGGCGGCCCGTCCATCGATCTGGGCAACCTGGAGCAGTATGTGCGCTTGAAATCCCCGGACGAGCTGCCGGCCAATGATCAGCATATTGTCAATGCGGTCAACCATCTGTTCAGCTATGCGTTTGATCAGCGGGCGAGCGATATCCACATAGAACCCAAGCGCGAAGCGGTATTGATCCGCATGCGCATTGACGGGGTGCTCCATACGGTCTATCAACTCCCCAAGAAGGTTCATTCCGCCATTGTCAGCCGGATTAAAAGCCTCTCCCGTCTTGATATCGCGGAAAAGCGGCGGCCCCAGGACGGCCGGATAAAGACGGATAAGGGCGATGTGGAGGTAGAGATCCGGATTTCCAGCGTACCGGTGGCGTTTGGCGAAAAAGTTGTCATGCGGATTATGGACCCGGATATCCTGTTTCAGGAAGTGGAGAATCTGGGCTTTACGGCGGATGATTTTGCGAAATACCAGCAGATGTTTTCCATGCCCTATGGGCTGATTCTGGTGTGCGGCCCGACCGGCAGCGGCAAATCAACCACCCTGTATTCCACTTTGCGGCGGATCTCCACGCCGGATATCAATATTACCACGGTGGAAGACCCCATTGAAATGATCCACGAGGAGTTCAACCAGATCGCGGTTCAGCCGGCGGTGAATGTGACATTTGCCACCATCCTCAGAAATATTCTGCGCCAGGACCCGGATGTGGTCATGGTGGGCGAGCTTCGGGATCTGGAGACTGTCCAGAACGCCATCCAGACCGCCCTGACCGGGCATCTGGTATTGTCCACGCTTCATACCAATGATGCCCCGTCCGCCATTATCCGGCTGCTTGATATTGGCCTGCCGCATTTTCTGATTCAAGCGACATTGACCGGGGTGCTCTCCCAGCGCCTCGTCAGAAAGATATGCCCCAAATGCATTGAATCTTTTGAAATGGAGAGCGAGCAGCTCCGCCGGATGGGCCTGGATTTAGGCAGTAACGGCCATGTCACGCTTTACCGGGGCAGGGGGTGTATTCACTGCCGGTATACCGGCTATTACGGCCGGACCTCGGTTTTTGAGGTCATGCCATACACCAAAACATTGCGCCAGAAAACCACGGCGTCTGCGGATCTCGGGGATATACGCGAGCAGGCGCTGAAAGAGGGGATGCTTACCCTCAGGGAAAACGCGGTCAAGAAGTTAATGGCCGGCATCACCACGTATCAGGAGGTGATGCGGGTTACCTGGGAGCAGGAATAACTCTTCACACCTACTTCGGGCTTCGCACCTTGTCGTCGGGCTTGATGGGTTTGGTTGAAGCGGTGATCAAGCCGGTGGCGGTGGTATCTTCCGTATGCAGCACCAGGATTTCTCCCACATTGACGGGCTTTAAACCGATCTTCGACGCTCCGGGCTCAGGCGCGGCCACCGGCTGATGAAGGATCTCGTAGGATTGTCCCACTTCAACCCCGTCACTTTCGC
The DNA window shown above is from Desulfobacterales bacterium and carries:
- the rseP gene encoding RIP metalloprotease RseP; translation: MSMIIGIVIVLGVLIFFHELGHFLCAKAFGVGVEKFSLGFGPKIVSKKVGRTEYCLSAIPLGGFVKMVGEQPDEEIDPADEAVSFTQKTVGKRMLIVAAGPLFNFFLAILIFFFVFGVSGLMVLQPVIGEVKDESPAKSAGLKPGDRIARINDQPIENWSEMAGIITQSADRPLEILVERGGQTIEMRIAPEKQSVENIFGEKQTRYVIGITAAGETSTKRMGLIDAFKESLVRTYMITKLTVVSVVKLIQGAISVKTLGGPIMIAQMAGEQAEQGAVNLLFFIALVSINLGILNLLPIPVLDGGHLMFFSIEAATGRPVSLKAREVAQQVGILLLMMLMVFVFYNDIMRIVSG
- a CDS encoding DUF4258 domain-containing protein; its protein translation is MKVRFYIDPETNQPHIYNHDVDENEVETILKKTAEDRPGREGSRVAIGRTKNGRFLRVIYVPDPEPDSIFVITAYDLKGKPLKAYKKRLKKKGK
- a CDS encoding AIR synthase-related protein; the encoded protein is MANRLEITLKPELFDAEGEGIRKKAVAYFRRPLQSVRTIQALTIDAELSPEQLEIIRTEIFTNPVIQTSSYDPLPVGFDWCVWVGFRPGVRDNPASTAVEAIQDVLEMQFPEGADVYTSRRYCLIGEGLTRSDAELIARELLSNDIIQQTRVFSKSEWDPETGIGLIIPKVYLDHTPTVTTIPIDSDETLKRISDERNLALNPNDIPVIRSYFTEPAVQADRKQMGLSDPTDVELEYISQARSDHCNHNTFQGLFRYTDLDTGKTEVLDDLFKTFIKKPTLELADKKDWVISVLWDNAGVGRFDADHYYVITGETHNSPSNMEAYGGAITGIVGVYRDPLGTGLGSRLVMGSYGFCVGPRDYDGDLKPRLHPRRLLDGVIEGVRDGGNKSGIPTTFGQVIFDPGYMGKCLVYVTAVGIMPSEVAGKPAEQKTTSPEDRIIMCGGRVGKDGIHGVTASSETFSEHTPAGHVQIGAPYTQKKMHDFLLEARDQGLIQFITDNGGGGLSSSVGESARFSNGCEVRLDQVPLKYSGLDQWEIWVSESQERMTVAVRPEDVDRFMALSEKHAVESTVIGRYTDSGKLHLKYDRQTCAYVNMDLLQSGFPQWEFDAEWRCPEYRGLYEPVLGPPADYNRLLCDLLARPNIASREWITRQYDHEVQGGSVIKPLVGAERDVNSDAVVLRPVLSSSRGLVFAQAMLPMYSAIDAYHMTTCTIDEAVRRMIAVGADPDHIGGVDNFCWPSIQYDPEKNPDGRFKAAQLVRSCRALSDTCMAYEIPLLSGKDSMYVDGHLPGRYGETHKLSALESLQFSTIGVIADIERTVTMEVKRPGDFVYVLGETCDELGASEYYAAFGYTGRNVPCVYHDSFMKTYRGLYQAINKGLVASAHGIYRGGLGVHLAMTAMGGNLGLNANISKAPGAQSLRADHLLFSETPGRFIISLAPENAPAFEALFEPGQFACIGEATDKPVLDVFEDKRSLISVSVVDLKSAWKRPFSGLI
- a CDS encoding type II toxin-antitoxin system HicB family antitoxin codes for the protein MKKKRYIYWQDEGLWIGYLEEYPDYWTQGETIEELKENLRDIYNDLESGNIPCARKVAELDVA
- a CDS encoding phosphoribosylformylglycinamidine synthase subunit PurQ, which produces MPSNIKKQDINALVLCGYGLNCDLETAHALELAGAHAKRVHINSVIDGSVDLSNFQLMVFVGGFSWGDDHGAGVIQAVRMKKNAGEKILKFVDAGNLVMGICNGFQTIVNLGLLPGFDGNYQDRSVALTFNDCGNFRDDWVHLNINVKSPCVFTKGLSHIELPIRHGEGKFVADAAVMSRLINENQVVCRYASPDGAPAAGRFPDNPNGSMHDIAGICDPTGRIFGLMPHPEAFNHATNHPDWGRFKEQSNRGEFKQTTSMITGIRLFETAINNFWL
- a CDS encoding GspE/PulE family protein, whose protein sequence is MPTEKAHPFSDKSVCTILVKQGLLTKEQAREIFENKARIRANLEKTRADQGGAQSGSSNVKNPVTIVDVIVSFKFNRADKPAQELDEDAIFHALADEWGYPYKKIDPVKLDLNLVTTTIPRNFAMKNLVLPIGVESGRLIVATANPFNSEVVEDLGRVSQMPIKMVVTAKSDVIRLINEFFGFKRSIAAAEVQFGGPSIDLGNLEQYVRLKSPDELPANDQHIVNAVNHLFSYAFDQRASDIHIEPKREAVLIRMRIDGVLHTVYQLPKKVHSAIVSRIKSLSRLDIAEKRRPQDGRIKTDKGDVEVEIRISSVPVAFGEKVVMRIMDPDILFQEVENLGFTADDFAKYQQMFSMPYGLILVCGPTGSGKSTTLYSTLRRISTPDINITTVEDPIEMIHEEFNQIAVQPAVNVTFATILRNILRQDPDVVMVGELRDLETVQNAIQTALTGHLVLSTLHTNDAPSAIIRLLDIGLPHFLIQATLTGVLSQRLVRKICPKCIESFEMESEQLRRMGLDLGSNGHVTLYRGRGCIHCRYTGYYGRTSVFEVMPYTKTLRQKTTASADLGDIREQALKEGMLTLRENAVKKLMAGITTYQEVMRVTWEQE